The Fusarium oxysporum Fo47 chromosome II, complete sequence genome includes a region encoding these proteins:
- a CDS encoding class II aldolase/adducin N-terminal, with protein sequence MSATTTIQAQSGTLTIAPKSTHGHELKDKTPLQAMSHGDVVLSGIPSHPDFSSQRQWQLEHMAAAFRHWHREGYVEGMSGHISVRDPEFTDAFWTNPLGRHFGLLKVSDMILVNLEGEVIGGNRSRPPNTAGFLIHASIHKARSDVHAICHCHSIHGKAWSVFGKRLEMLTQDACKFRGDAHSVYDSYGGVVLGSEEGDRIAAAMGPKGKGCILRNHGILTVGQTVDEAAWLYTSMENSCRVQLLAEAAAANGMPKVLIEDEEANFNFDVESDPEICYCEFQVYYDLEDEMSNGAFKK encoded by the coding sequence ATGTCTGCAACCACTACCATCCAAGCCCAAAGCGGCACCCTTACCATCGCGCCCAAATCCACCCACGGTCATGAACTGAAAGACAAAACCCCCCTGCAAGCAATGTCTCACGGCGATGTCGTCCTCAGCGGCATCCCCTCGCACCCCGACTTCTCCTCCCAGCGCCAATGGCAGCTCGAGCACATGGCCGCCGCCTTTCGCCACTGGCACCGTGAAGGCTACGTTGAAGGCATGAGCGGTCACATTTCCGTGCGCGACCCAGAATTCACCGACGCTTTCTGGACGAACCCCCTCGGACGACACTTTGGTCTGTTGAAAGTTAGCGATATGATCCTCGTTAACCTCGAGGGAGAGGTCATTGGGGGGAACCGCTCAAGGCCACCTAACACAGCGGGGTTTCTGATCCATGCTTCTATTCATAAAGCTAGGAGTGATGTGCACGCTATTTGTCACTGTCACAGTATTCATGGAAAAGCATGGTCTGTGTTCGGCAAACGTCTCGAAATGCTAACGCAAGACGCGTGTAAATTTCGAGGCGATGCGCACAGCGTTTACGACAGTTACGGCGGCGTCGTGCTAGGTAGTGAAGAAGGAGACCGCATCGCAGCAGCCATGGGCCCCAAAGGAAAAGGCTGCATTTTAAGAAACCACGGTATTCTCACGGTTGGGCAGACTGTGGACGAGGCAGCATGGCTGTATACGTCTATGGAGAACAGTTGTCGTGTCCAACTTCTCGCCGAGGCTGCAGCGGCGAATGGCATGCCCAAGGTTCTGattgaggacgaggaggccAATTTCAACTTTGACGTCGAGAGTGATCCTGAGATTTGCTACTGTGAGTTTCAGGTTTATTATGATTTGGAGGATGAGATGTCCAATGGGGCTTTTAAGAAGTAG